Proteins encoded within one genomic window of Gigantopelta aegis isolate Gae_Host chromosome 2, Gae_host_genome, whole genome shotgun sequence:
- the LOC121382733 gene encoding uncharacterized protein LOC121382733: MDKIDFRPNMNELWMQLKTLHQNLMSGNHCVSTSTLARLADVIKQTLTLDDGPCSNIPELCTHCHKLLMLTNVTMMFDNDAIRENKHSSLQCDLMGSPSTDKDWTIKHQDQGRDESSGAQKQTLDVAANQSTDRDWTPKHQDEGEDPSAGSPGQGADGPKAADHLSWRKYLINSVGIENLICSLLCLLKSSDKFIRYGAAKAILSGFKADSFHGHEEKLLASILRDLTSDNSPQPIASLDVLKCLMSRKSGRHVNQLTAASLKAYFNQLCSVFWEKGIRRLSSGVKLDTDSEAILKTDSGVKLNTDSEVKLNTDSEVELNPDSEVILNTRSPSSGVRLAFLCVLQKIIKYLNNQDESVKQTELNIILPFVSNSLVAFLFDQKYFGTETPSKNLSDLPLLQRSSKSTSEVDKSCSDGFSYSTESQSMSKSDAVITIYSRLVYKKSLDIFNTILCYGHDLSKKKCLTEIHHIYVTLSVKVLSVVSERGLSRVPYTSQFVGFGGTQFESEDLAGDYMQHGDSALLRKLFLLLFKMCAVSRKSRQEELKGSMCLQMVTANMHVINKFVLDHLSVNCGDTSNMSWLPVVFCDQDDAWIETLLCLLDIYLSLPRNGDADIALVTTLNPHKLFLQFLDSTTNDHTVLVDLLTSPETCFLLYLIRYLKCVLTEWDMFVRVCHRTYCNLKHRNKQCHERLTQQNYCTSKHESQEHPVTVTLDCRCISEHQSHEVPQIERLAHDSSYIPDQSKESPKQDDPYSPDHQSNELQERLTHDSPYISVQSNELPEKLMQNNFCNPDHQSNELLERLTPANKKENILLRHDSSGSDDDDTLLTTIPSEQVKGRPLKRKANESSPNNSEDQIKSSEEFLRTIDGQTGTSRNVDQTIASNVDVKSPGFKNTSQCWKKKYKMIKSLPVTSPDGLSSLALSYSEKNDDSDEEDDELEQKSTDGPQKQICCIKIKHKDTDSKSFVLVAYDDDDDNNDEVQTEDSFEADSDDQSNGLNSKMEHDSKCHWSCVDQVLATFIRMRMKITKLYHHDLFPYKPRPLLTVLQQCEDRYELMSHDTQ, encoded by the exons ATGGATAAAATTGATTTCAG GCCTAACATGAATGAATTGTGGATGCAGTTGAAGACACTGCACCAGAACTTGATGTCTGGAAACCACTGTGTAAGCACAAGTACATTAGCAAGGCTTGCagatgtaataaaacaaacactgacatTGGATGATGGACCATGTAGTAACATCCCTGAATTGTGTACACACTGTCACAAGCTTCTGATGCTGACCAATGTGACGATGATGTTTGATAATGATGCTATCAGAGAGAATAAACACTCCTCTCTTCAGTGTGACCTGATGGGTTCTCCAAGTACAGACAAAGATTGGACTATCAAACATCAAGACCAGGGAAGAGATGAGTCTTCTGGAGCTCAAAAACAAACACTGGATGTAGCTGCTAATCAGAGCACAGACAGAGATTGGACTCCCAAGCACCAAGACGAGGGAGAAGATCCGTCAGCTGGATCTCCAGGACAAGGAGCAGATGGACCTAAAGCTGCTGATCATCTCAGCTGGAGAAAGTATCTGATAAACTCTGTTGGAATAGAAAATCTGATCTGTTCATTG CTGTGTCTGTTAAAAAGCAGTGACAAGTTCATACGGTATGGAGCAGCCAAGGCAATACTGTCTGGTTTCAAAGCCGACTCATTTCAC GGTCATGAAGAAAAATTACTTGCATCCATCCTGAGGGATTTAACATCTGACAACTCACCCCAGCCCATTGCAAGTCTTGATGTTCTCAAATGTCTGATGTCACGCAAATCAGGTCGTCATGTAAACCAGCTTACAGCAGCTAGTTTAAAGGCTTACTTCAACCAGTTGTGTAGTGTCTTCTGGGAAAAGGGAATCAGAAGGTTATCTTCTGGCGTTAAACTGGATACCGATTCTGAAGCCATATTGAAGACTGATTCAGGAGTCAAACTAAATACTGATTCTGAAGTCAAATTGAACACTGATTCTGAAGTAGAACTGAATCCTGATTCAGAAGTGATACTGAATACCAGAAGTCCTAGTTCTGGAGTCAGATTAGCCTTCTTGTGTGTTCTACAGAAAATAATCAAATATCTAAATAACCAGGATGAATCTGTCAAACAGACTGAGCTTAACATCATCTTGCCATTTGTTTCTAACAGTCTTGTCGCTTTTCTTTTTgatcaaaaatattttggtacgGAAACTCCTAGCAAAAACCTTAGTGATCTCCCTTTACTTCAGAGATCTAGCAAAAGTACATCTGAAGTGGACAAAAGCTGCAGTGATGGTTTCAGTTACAGCACTGAAAGCCAATCTATGTCAAAATCTGATGCAGTGATAACTATATATTCAAGACTtgtatacaaaaaaagtttagATATTTTCAATACTATTTTGTGTTATGGTCATGACCTATCTAAAAAAAAGTGTCTCACAGAGATTCATCACATCTACGTGACCCTGAGTGTAAAGGTTTTGTCGGTGGTTTCTGAAAGAGGTCTCAGCCGTGTTCCTTATACATCACAGTTTGTTGGTTTTGGAGGAACACAATTTGAGAGTGAAGATTTAGCTGGTGATTACATGCAGCATGGGGACTCCGCCTTGCTTAGAAAACTGTTCCTGCTTCTGTTCAAAATGTGTGCAGTTTCCAGGAAGTCAAGGCAGGAAG AACTGAAAGGAAGCATGTGCCTACAAATGGTGACAGCCAACATGCATGTAATCAATAAGTTCGTCTTGGATCACCTGTCAGTGAACTGTGGTGACACCAGTAACATGAGCTGGCTGCCGGTGGTCTTCTGTGATCAAGACGATGCCTGGATTGAGACTCTACTCTGTCTACTTGATATTTACCTGTCTCTTCCAAG AAATGGTGATGCAGATATCGCCTTGGTAACCACTCTCAATCCACACAAACTGTTTTTGCAATTTCTTGACTCAACAACCAATGATCATACAGTATTAGTTGACCTCTTGACCTCTCCCGAGACCTGCTTCCTCCTGTATCTGATAAGGTATCTCAAGTGTGTTTTAACAGAGTGGGACATGTTTGTTAGAGTCTGTCACAGGACATACTGCAATCTTAAACACCGTAACAAACAGTGTCATGAAAGATTAACACAGCAAAACTACTGCACTTCTAAACATGAGAGTCAAGAACATCCAGTAACAGTGACCCTTGATTGTCGCTGTATTTCTGAACACCAGAGCCATGAAGTACCACAAATAGAAAGGCTTGCTCATGACAGTTCCTATATTCCTGATCAGAGCAAAGAGTCACCTAAACAAGACGATCCCTATAGTCCTGATCATCAGAGCAATGAACTACAGGAAAGGCTGACTCATGACAGTCCCTATATTTCTGTTCAGAGCAATGAGCTACCTGAAAAACTGATGCAGAACAATTTCTGTAATCCTGATCATCAAAGCAATGAGCTACTTGAAAGACTGACTCCAGcaaataagaaagaaaacatCTTGTTACGTCATGATAGTTCCGgatctgatgatgatgacacaCTCTTGACAACAATTCCATCAGAACAAGTAAAAGGGAGGCCCTTGAAGAGGAAAGCTAATGAGTCTTCTCCAAACAATTCTGAAGACCAAATTAAATCTTCTGAGGAGTTCTTGAGGACCATAGATGGGCAGACGGGGACCAGTAGAAATGTTGATCAAACCATAGCTTCAAATGTAGATGTGAAAAGTCCAGGCTTTAAAAACACATCTCAATGTTGgaagaaaaaatataaaatgataaaatctTTGCCAGTGACATCTCCTGATGGATTAAGTTCACTGGCATTGTCTTACAGTGAGAaaaatgatgatagtgatgaagaagatgatgaacTTGAACAAAAATCTACAGATGGCCCTCAAAAGCAAATATGTTGTATAAAGATCAAGCATAAAGATACAGATAGCAAATCTTTTGTCCTTGTGgcttatgatgatgatgatgataataatgatgaagtGCAGACTGAGGACTCTTTTGAAGCAGATAGTGATGACCAAAGTAATGGGCTTAATTCTAAAATGGAACATGACAGTAAATGTCACTGGTCTTGTGTCGATCAGGTTTTGGCTACCTTCATCAGAATGAGaatgaaaatcacaaaactgtaTCATCACGATCTCTTTCCTTACAAGCCTCGACCACTTCTGACAGTTCTGCAGCAATGTGAGGACAGATACGAACTCATGTCACATGACACccaataa
- the LOC121382744 gene encoding U6 snRNA-associated Sm-like protein LSm6 codes for MAEIHVSRKQTPSEFLKQIIGRPVMVKLNSGVDYRGVLACLDGYMNIALEQTEEYVNGQLKNKYGDAFIRGNNVLYISTQKRRV; via the exons ATGGCTGAAATACACGTTAGTAGGAAACAGACACccagtgaatttttaaaacaaattattggaCGTCCTGTTATGGTGAAGCTGAACTCTGGCGTTGATTATAGAG GAGTGCTGGCTTGTCTTGACGGCTACATGAACATAGCTCTCGAACAGACAGAGGAGTACGTTAATGGTCAACTCAAAAACAAATATGGAGATGCTTTCATCCGAGGAAATAATG TGTTGTATATCAGCACACAGAAGAGAAGAGTGTAG